A section of the Tamandua tetradactyla isolate mTamTet1 chromosome 4, mTamTet1.pri, whole genome shotgun sequence genome encodes:
- the SLITRK1 gene encoding SLIT and NTRK-like protein 1, with translation MLLWILLLETSLCFAAGNVTGDVCKEKICSCNEIEGDLHVDCEKKGFTSLQRFTAPTSQFYHLFLHGNSLTRLFPNEFANFYNAVSLHMENNGLHEIVPGAFLGLQLVKRLHINNNKIKSFRKQTFLGLDDLEYLQADFNLLRDIDPGAFQDLNKLEVLILNDNLISTLPANVFQYVPITHLDLRGNRLKTLPYEEVLEQIPGIAEILLEDNPWDCTCDLLSLKEWLENIPKNALIGRVVCEAPTRLQGKDLNETTEQDLCPLKSRVDSSLPAPPAQEETFAPGPLPTPFKTNGQEDHATPGSAPNGGTKIPGNWQIKIRPTAVIATGSARNKPPAGGLPCPGGCSCDHIPGSGLKMNCNNRNVSSLADLKPKLSDVQELFLRDNKIHSIRKSHFVDYKNLILLDLGNNNIAAVENNTFKNLLDLRWLYMDSNYLDTLSREKFAGLQNLEYLNVEYNAIQLILPGTFNAMPKLRILILNNNLLRSLPVDVFAGVSLSKLSLHNNYFMYLPVAGVLDQLTSIIQIDLHGNPWECSCTIVPFKQWAERLGSEVLMSDLKCETPVNFFRKDFMLLSNDEICPQLYARISPTLTSHSKNSTGVAETGTHSNSYLDTSRVSISVLVPGLLLVFVTSAFTVVGMLVFILRNRKRSKRRDANSSASEINSLQTVCDSSYWHNGPYNADGSHRVYDCGSHSLSD, from the coding sequence ATGCTGCTTTGGATTCTGTTGCTGGAGACGTCTCTTTGTTTTGCCGCTGGAAACGTTACAGGGGACGTTTGCAAAGAGAAGATCTGTTCCTGCAATGAGATAGAAGGGGACCTACACGTAGACTGTGAAAAAAAGGGTTTTACAAGTCTGCAGCGTTTCACCGCCCCGACTTCTCAGTTTTACCATTTATTCCTGCATGGCAATTCCCTCACTCGACTTTTCCCTAATGAGTTCGCTAACTTTTATAATGCGGTTAGTTTGCACATGGAAAACAATGGCTTGCATGAAATCGTTCCCGGGGCTTTTCTGGGGCTGCAGCTGGTGAAAAGGCTGCACATCAACAACAACAAGATCAAGTCTTTTCGAAAGCAGACTTTTCTGGGGCTGGACGATCTGGAATATCTCCAGGCTGATTTTAATTTATTGCGAGATATAGACCCGGGAGCCTTTCAGGACTTGAACAAGCTGGAGGTTCTCATTTTAAATGACAATCTCATCAGCACTCTACCTGCCAACGTGTTTCAGTATGTGCCCATCACCCACCTCGACCTCCGGGGAAACAGGCTGAAGACGTTGCCTTATGAGGAGGTCTTGGAGCAAATCCCTGGCATCGCTGAGATCCTGTTAGAGGATAACCCCTGGGACTGCACTTGTGATCTCCTCTCCCTGAAAGAATGGCTCGAAAACATTCCCAAAAATGCCCTGATCGGCCGAGTGGTCTGCGAAGCCCCCACCAGACTGCAGGGTAAAGATCTCAATGAAACAACCGAACAGGACTTGTGTCCTTTGAAAAGCCGAGTGGATTCTAGCCTCCCGGCCCCCCCTGCCCAAGAAGAGACCTTTGCTCCTGGCCCCCTGCCAACACCCTTTAAGACAAACGGACAAGAGGATCATGCCACCCCAGGATCTGCTCCAAACGGAGGTACAAAGATCCCAGGCAACTGGCAGATCAAAATCAGACCCACAGCGGTGATAGCGACAGGCAGCGCCAGAAACAAACCCCCAGCCGGCGGCTTGCCCTGCCCTGGGGGCTGCAGCTGCGACCACATCCCAGGGTCCGGTTTAAAGATGAACTGCAACAATCGGAACGTGAGCAGCTTGGCTGATTTGAAGCCCAAGCTCTCTGATGTGCAGGAGCTTTTCCTGAGAGATAACAAGATCCACAGCATCCGAAAATCGCACTTTGTGGATTACAAGAATCTCATTCTGTTGGATCTGGGCAACAATAACATCGCCGCCGTGGAGAACAACACTTTTAAGAACCTTTTGGACCTCAGGTGGTTGTACATGGATAGCAACTACCTGGACACCCTGTCCCGGGAGAAATTCGCCGGACTTCAGAACCTCGAGTATCTGAACGTGGAGTACAACGCCATCCAGCTCATCCTCCCTGGCACCTTCAATGCCATGCCCAAACTGAGGATCCTCATTCTCAACAACAACTTGCTGAGGTCGCTCCCCGTGGACGTGTTCGCCGGGGTCTCGCTCTCCAAGCTCAGCTTGCACAACAATTACTTTATGTACCTCCCCGTGGCAGGTGTGCTGGACCAGTTAACATCCATCATCCAGATAGATCTGCATGGCAACCCCTGGGAGTGCTCCTGCACCATTGTGCCTTTCAAGCAGTGGGCGGAACGCCTGGGTTCCGAAGTGCTGATGAGCGACCTCAAGTGTGAGACGCCGGTGAACTTTTTTAGGAAGGATTTCATGCTCCTTTCCAATGACGAGATCTGCCCCCAGCTGTACGCTAGAATCTCGCCTACGTTGACTTCGCACAGTAAAAACAGCACCGGGGTGGCGGAGACTGGGACGCACTCCAACTCCTACCTAGACACCAGCAGGGTATCCATCTCCGTGCTGGTCCCTGGACTGCTGCTGGTGTTTGTCACCTCCGCCTTCACCGTAGTGGGCATGCTCGTGTTTATCCTGAGGAACCGAAAGCGGTCCAAGAGAAGGGATGCCAACTCCTCTGCGTCCGAAATTAATTCCCTGCAGACAGTCTGTGACTCTTCCTACTGGCACAATGGGCCTTACAACGCAGATGGGTCCCACAGGGTCTATGACTGCGGCTCTCACTCACTCTCAGACTAA